The Spiroplasma apis B31 genomic sequence AAGTAAGTATCTATATAATTAAATTTCTTAACAATTTCTTGTAAGTTTAAATTTTTAGTAAGTACTTGTATAGGAATCAATGGGTTAAATCTCTTGTTTACCTTCATATCAATATTATTAACAAAGTCATAAACTCTAAGTTTTTTATCCAAATGTTTCCTCAAACCCCTACCTAGTTGTTGTAAGTATAAAATTTTTGATGTTGTTGGTCTTAGAAAAAATACACAATTCACTTCTGGAACATCAAAACCTTCGTTTAACATATCTCTAACACACAAATAATTTACTCTTCCTTCTCTAAAATCGGATATAACTTCTTTTGGAGGTTTTTTCATTTTCTTACTTTCAGAAACCAGTAGCGCACTTTTTTCTCCATGTTCTTTCAAATATATGTCTAAAGTTTCCGCATGCTCAACACTTTCACAAAACATTATGGCTCTAATATGAGAATTATTTTGACCAAGATGCTCCATGATTGTTTTGTAAATAAAATCATTTCTTTTATTAGAACTTAAGGTTTTTAAGTATTCACCTTCACGTTTTAAAATATCAAATCCACTAAGATCAATAGAATTATCTTTGATGAAATAATAATCTACATCACAAAGAAAATCTTTTTCTAATGAATCATATAATCTGATATCTACCAAGGGTTCATCCCCGAAGTATTTCAATACATTTATACCATCAGTTCTTTCAGGTGTTGCTGTAAGACCAAAGACAAGATTATCATTTTTTACTACAGCATTGTAGATATTTAAGAAAGTTGTTGCCTCTAAGTGATGAGCTTCGTCAAATATAACGACATCGAAATAAGTATCTTTAAATTGTTCTATTTTATTATTACCTGTATAGTTAGTAGTAAATATTACTTTTTCTTTCTTAATATTCAAATTAGGATTAATGCCATCGTATAAATCAACACCAAAGTCGTCTATTTTTAATATATTACGGAAGGTTTTTTTTGCTTGTTTCAATATTTCTGTTGATGGTGCTATATATAATAAGGACGGTTCATTGTTATTGAATCACTTTTGCAAAATTCCATAAATAAAAGCTAAGGTTGCTGTTTTACCCGTTCCTGTTGCCATGATTAATAAATGTTTTTTTATACCTGCTGATAGCCTTTCCTCAAAATTAGAGCAAATTTCTTTTTGATAATCATATGGTTCATAATTTTTATGAAATTTGTTTACTCTATCTAAATATTCAATAGGTAAATTATCGTACATTAAGTTTTTTATGGTAGCTATTTTTTCTTTCTCTAAAATATCAATAAATAAATTATCTTCAAATAAGTTGTCGAAGTCATTTATTGCTTGTTTAATAATTTCTTTTTCTCTAAATTCACTAATCTTAACACTATATTCTTTACCTGTTACAAAACCTGTTTTGGTAAAGTTGCTACTTCCAATGTAAAGAGAAGAAAATCCACTATCTCTTTCAAATAAATAAGACTTGATGTGTAATCTATTTACATTTTCGCTAAAAAGATTTTCTATTTTCACTCTAATACGACTAGGATAATCTTCTACTAATTTTTGCAAGCCTTCAATATCCAAAAAATTAGATTCTCCATTGTAAGTAGTTGTAATAATTTTTATCATAACGCTTTCATCAGTTTCTTTAATTATTTCTCTTAGTTCTTTTACACTTCATTTTGTTAGGAAAGGACAAATAATTTTAATTCTATCGCAAGAAAAAAACTCTTGATGCATTTCTTTATCAAGATTTCTCGTTATTATTTTATTTTGACTTAAATTATTAATATAAAATTTTTTTTCAAGATTCTTTCTGTTAGCAACTAATTCAGACAATTTATCATTTTTTAAAAAATTATTCAAATAATTTATTTTATCTGCTTTCTCCTGGAATTGTTTTAATTTTTCTTTAAGAAAACGTGAGAACTGATTAATTAATCATTCATCATCGACATCCTCTAATATATCAAGTTCGTCTTCCTTAAAAGCATCTGCTTCTAATCTTGTTAATAAAAGTTCATAAATTCCATTGTTAAAATTACTCATTTTGGTTAACCTCATTTTCAGTTTAACAGAATTTTTACTTATTTTTTACCTATGATTGTGATTGTTTTGAGATTGAGAATTCTTTTATTATTATAATTTTTGATTACCTCAATATCTGTAAAGCCTATATTACTTAGCATTTCTTCAAATTCTTTAACACCATATCATCGTAATTTCATTAATTGTGTTTCACGAAGATTTTGGTCAACATAGTATTTAATTTCGTTGATTGTATACTGTTCATATCAATTGATCTCTTTAGAGTAATTCTCTACAACCACATGATCATTATTCAATTTATGTTCCATCGAATGTTTAGTACCTGCTTTAAAGTCTATTGGGAGAATTAAATCTATTGCCAAAGTACCACCCGATTTAAGGCTATTGTAAAAGTTTTTCAAAACTATATTTGCCTTTTCTCTATTTTCTAACAAACAAAAACTAGCATTTGGCATAATAATAAATTCAAAAAAATTGTTCTCGACATAATTTTCAAGGGTTGTATGAATAATACTAGCATTTAAACCCGCCATATTCATATTTTGTTTACAGATTTCAATCATTTCCAAAGACTTATCTACTCCAATAACATTGAGTTTGTATCTTAATAACGGTATTAAAAGTCTTCCATTGCCAACACCCGCTTCTAATATATAACCTTCTACTGGCAACAATAAATTTTTATAGAACTCCAAATCACCATCAACACTAGTTCCAGGTGGTTTAGTTTCATTATAAAGAATACAACTGTATTTAGAATATTTATTTTCCATTATTTATCTCCAATTTAATAATTATACAATAAACAAATTTTATAAATATTTCAAATAGATTGATGATAAAAAAAACTTACCGTACGGTAAGTTTAGATTAAATTTATATCTTTCAAATAAACAATCATTCTAGAACTTATTTCTTGACTGGCAATATCAAGAATTTCTTTGAACTGCTGTTCATTTGTTTTGTTAGTGAATTTATCACTAACTATTTTAAACGAAAAAATGGGTTTTTTAAACAAGTAGGCGGCCTGGCAAAGAGCAGCGTACTCCATATCTACAACATCAATTTGGTCTTTTATAGGAACTATAAATAATTCTTTTTTTTCAAGGCTGTTAATGAATATGTCACTAGATGCAATATTACATATTTTTATATCTTTATTTGTTTTAAGAAATTGGTCTATCAGATTTAAATCTGAGGAAAAGAATTTTGGCATTTGAGGAATTTGACCGTAATTATATCCAAACCCAGTAGCATTGGCAGTGCTAAAGTAAGTTTTCTTGATAACTAGACATTCTAATGACTTATATTCATCGTTAACAGATCCAACAAGCCCACAATTGATGTAAAAATTTATTTTATAATTAGTTTCTAAAAATGTTAGACAACTAGAGGCATTTACTAAACCAATACCACTAATTGCAATCAAAATATTATCCTTTTGAAAGACTTTAAAGGGCCAACTTGATATTTGTTTTGCTGCACAATCGTTTAATAACGATTGTGCTTCTTCTTTCATTGCAAAAATTATACAAACATTCATTATTTAACACCTTTTACTCAATATGAATAAGCTTCTTTTAACCTAGTCCCGATGGAATCCATCCCATGCTTTGAAACAGCGACTTCAAATTGATTTTTCAACAACTCTATAAATCCCGTTTTCAAGTCAGAATAAACTAATGCACGGTATTTATCGACGTCCTTATATTTTCTTTCCGAAGAGATTTTATCAGCACAAAATACTATCATATCTAAGGTTGACATTTTTTTATCACCAACCGTATGTTTAAATATTGCACTAAATATATCTTCGTCATCCATAAGTCAATCGTTTTTAATATGGATTGCACCAGCAAATGAGTGTCATACAGGTTTAGGTTCGTTCAGCAAAGTCTTATCAAAAGAAGTTAATGCATTTATCATTGCTTCATCACTTCATTGTTTTGCAATATCATGAAGTGTACCCGCAATCAAAGCCTTGTTCAAATCATAGTTGTTCAGGTTAGCTAACATTAAAGCTTCTCTTCCAACATTTAATGAGTGAAAATATCTTTCTTCATCAACTTTAGATTCAAGTCTTTCATACAAATACATTAATTTTGAATTGACATAATCATTCACTTCTTTAATTTGTAAATGTAAATCTTCTAAATTTCTAATTTTTGTGGAACTAAGAAAATTATTTTCAAATTCGAAAGTTTCAATATTATATTTTTTGAT encodes the following:
- a CDS encoding DEAD/DEAH box helicase family protein, producing MSNFNNGIYELLLTRLEADAFKEDELDILEDVDDEWLINQFSRFLKEKLKQFQEKADKINYLNNFLKNDKLSELVANRKNLEKKFYINNLSQNKIITRNLDKEMHQEFFSCDRIKIICPFLTKWSVKELREIIKETDESVMIKIITTTYNGESNFLDIEGLQKLVEDYPSRIRVKIENLFSENVNRLHIKSYLFERDSGFSSLYIGSSNFTKTGFVTGKEYSVKISEFREKEIIKQAINDFDNLFEDNLFIDILEKEKIATIKNLMYDNLPIEYLDRVNKFHKNYEPYDYQKEICSNFEERLSAGIKKHLLIMATGTGKTATLAFIYGILQKWFNNNEPSLLYIAPSTEILKQAKKTFRNILKIDDFGVDLYDGINPNLNIKKEKVIFTTNYTGNNKIEQFKDTYFDVVIFDEAHHLEATTFLNIYNAVVKNDNLVFGLTATPERTDGINVLKYFGDEPLVDIRLYDSLEKDFLCDVDYYFIKDNSIDLSGFDILKREGEYLKTLSSNKRNDFIYKTIMEHLGQNNSHIRAIMFCESVEHAETLDIYLKEHGEKSALLVSESKKMKKPPKEVISDFREGRVNYLCVRDMLNEGFDVPEVNCVFFLRPTTSKILYLQQLGRGLRKHLDKKLRVYDFVNNIDMKVNKRFNPLIPIQVLTKNLNLQEIVKKFNYIDTYLPGNTRIIMDEYIKQDLISKLKTFESNNLYHEIMESYVTGIFEDYESFFNDYGINIISFYKMRSFFKENRNRLTIFKKFSYINLREVLEGFYYILENKKFVSNSRINFLFLNSYFYSINKSNPLYDDVQKALESIFEDDNKAFIKELTYLIKYKLKNDKSLLNNIVDESIESFKNIYLNVNQAKALLGKMVNMQSFTSDTQNKGIVRCLNNELLIDCSSETALTKDGHRNSYDYKNKFLYWESPNGWTTNENMKQKNQLEMEDTKNFKTFVIYQSKDLAELKEDLKQLVGIVDKVHNSKQVQILKDGKLINKVQYTLEIK
- a CDS encoding nicotinate-nucleotide adenylyltransferase, encoding MKKIALFGGSFDPVHTDHVNIVKTCHSYLGFDEVWIIPAYVNPFKVLSSSSVKQRLEMLKLATKSLDFVQIKTFEIRKSTKSYTYDTVRYYKKEFPDYKFSFIMGSDQLDNFEKWDHFEKLIKEIDFKVFLRNKTFNKDVIKKYNIETFEFENNFLSSTKIRNLEDLHLQIKEVNDYVNSKLMYLYERLESKVDEERYFHSLNVGREALMLANLNNYDLNKALIAGTLHDIAKQWSDEAMINALTSFDKTLLNEPKPVWHSFAGAIHIKNDWLMDDEDIFSAIFKHTVGDKKMSTLDMIVFCADKISSERKYKDVDKYRALVYSDLKTGFIELLKNQFEVAVSKHGMDSIGTRLKEAYSYWVKGVK
- a CDS encoding 5'-methylthioadenosine/S-adenosylhomocysteine nucleosidase, whose amino-acid sequence is MNVCIIFAMKEEAQSLLNDCAAKQISSWPFKVFQKDNILIAISGIGLVNASSCLTFLETNYKINFYINCGLVGSVNDEYKSLECLVIKKTYFSTANATGFGYNYGQIPQMPKFFSSDLNLIDQFLKTNKDIKICNIASSDIFINSLEKKELFIVPIKDQIDVVDMEYAALCQAAYLFKKPIFSFKIVSDKFTNKTNEQQFKEILDIASQEISSRMIVYLKDINLI
- a CDS encoding class I SAM-dependent methyltransferase; the encoded protein is MENKYSKYSCILYNETKPPGTSVDGDLEFYKNLLLPVEGYILEAGVGNGRLLIPLLRYKLNVIGVDKSLEMIEICKQNMNMAGLNASIIHTTLENYVENNFFEFIIMPNASFCLLENREKANIVLKNFYNSLKSGGTLAIDLILPIDFKAGTKHSMEHKLNNDHVVVENYSKEINWYEQYTINEIKYYVDQNLRETQLMKLRWYGVKEFEEMLSNIGFTDIEVIKNYNNKRILNLKTITIIGKK